Below is a genomic region from Erigeron canadensis isolate Cc75 chromosome 7, C_canadensis_v1, whole genome shotgun sequence.
CAAATTTGTAATTCTTTCTGTATTCATTTGATAATAACTTCAGAATTCAAATTATATGTAAAATCCAATACTAGTGCCAGTTAGATGTCACTTAGGGGGTTCATAGAAAGAAAAATAGTTTAACTAACTAGTTGTTTAATGTATAAAGTATAAACCCTTCAGGAAATAGGTGATGAATTAGCAAGTTCAACatttaaacatgaaaaatatgATAGATTCTGACACTGACATTGCTATCGGAGGTAGATGTCCCTTGATAACTTGTGTTAGCCgatatttttcttttctcaaaAGTAGGTGCAATTGGTTGGAAATTAGTTGATCGTGAAGGTTGTTTTGGTCCACCTAAAGATGCTGAACCATAACATGGTGGTGGAAGAGAAACCCTATCTATAGCATTTCCTCGCCGAGCACTGAAATATAAttgataaacatataaatacaaCAATAAAAATCTACCTTATATATAAGTTCCATGAGTGAATaacatttgaaaattttttacatATGGGTCCACAAAATATTGCAAACATTAAACAATACTATACTTATAGGTGGAGGGGTGTGTTAAAATCTTCCGATAAGTAGATTGTATTTCTCATTCTTTTGCATATACACATGTTAAaactttttaggaaaaaaagCGTCATGCACAATAGTATAAGATGGTTATAACTCGAAAAttatgagaagaaaaaggttaatTCTTTGTTAACCAAGTGGATAAGCAAACAAGTACTAAGTTCTTTCTTTGCAAACATGATATTTGcccaaacaaaaaatgaaagaaaaagaacagaCCCTCTAGCTTGTAGGGAAAAAAAGCCTAATTGCATACCGAGGTAACCAACGTTTGTCCAAATCCCGTTTTAGATAACCAACATCTTTTATGTCCAAAAAAACCGTCACAGATTTAAAGATTATAATCCAAGGTAATTAAAGACGTGGCTTATTGTAATCTGATgtggaaatgggtcaaatgaagTGTGAGCTGCCGGTTTGCTACCTATTGACCATCGACTATTTGAGTTTTTGACTATTTTGATGTGGCGCTGATGTGGTATTGACATGCAGCAAAAAAACCAATCAGGTGTTTAGCTTACGTAAACTTTCTTGAAACTTTGTGTGTTAATTCTGGCATAAAATAAGTTGTAACCCTAAACATAGATGCATTAAGAAAGTGAGAACTCACCCTAATATGTTGAGCTCTAGTGTTGCCTTATATTGCGAAGGTATCTCCATCAAGGCCGAAAGAGCAAACTCTGCTTCCTTCCTAGATAAATTCATGTTCTTGGACATAATTTCTGTGAAGTTTACAAACTAGAACAAACAAAACAAGCTATTCAGAGATTGATTTTATCAAAAACATGAAATGACAGGTTGCACTTTGACCCTTTTATGAATGACACGATGTGGATAATGTGGTTTAACGGGTCAAACAGGTAAAATAAAAGTAGCTAAAACATAAATAGGTCAAGGGATTGGAAAATCAACAAGCGAATAATTAAACTCGTTTTACTGTATAAATTAGGTTAATTGAACTAATAGAATTTATGTAATAATATTTGACATGCTAACTgtttataagaaaataataaaattttggaCAATGAAACTTTTGGGGTCAAGCCAAAACAACGTCCAATTTGACCAGTTCCAAGTTCCAACTTGATCATAATGTTACCTCTAATTGATGGTGTCGATATACGGGCCTACAAATTAGTCAAAATGATAAATATGGTCCCCAAATTCAATGCACAAGAGATGGGTCTACAAACTTCACAAGATTTTGGAGAGGGGCCTTTGAAGGCAATCTTTACTGTTTTCAAGCAAAGTTATGTACATAGTGGCCATTTTGGCCCAGGTGAAGTTATGTTAAATACTACTGTCTAATGAGTTCTTAATTAACAAACCCCACAAGCTTCAAATAACGAATACAAATCATGTTACTATGTGAAATATCATCATTTACAGGTCACTGCAGCATGCATCAATCATACCACATTTCAGTTACATGCCATTTCGAACTTCTCAAAAAGATTGTTAGGACTTAGGACCATATAATGTGTAAAACTTGCCTGGAAATTGTCAAAAGCTCGAGCAGGGATATTGTCGTCAAATTCCTTCATCATGTCCCATGGTCCATCTCCAACCCCAACTAATACTATTGACAATGGATATTCactataaaatagaaaatggttAAAAATCTTCAATGAGTTTAAATTAGAGGTGGCAGAATGGATGGTCAAGAGGGCTTTGCATCAGaaagttaattttttaaaggtaaacgTGTCAGGTTAACAcgaaacaataaatatattaaaagtaattaGTGGGTCAAATAGATTACAAAAGCAATATTAATTCggaaaaaaacattttcttaAAGAATATTCAGAAGGTTTATGCTGAAATTTTAACATTGTTAGACATTTGACGGTTCGACCTGTTTCCATTTAAGCTACCATTACTATTTAACCCATAAGAGAAAGAACATAATTTGAACCAACTCATTCATAAGTAATACCACCTGTAGTAAAAGACGCAAGTAACAGAAAGTTTAGACTATAGGATTTACCTGGCTTTCACAATCGCCTCGACTGTTTTCCTTTCCTGTTGACTTAGCTGGCCACGGTCAGTATCAACACTTCTTGTAACCTGTGTGCAAAGATGACTTTTAGCATATGGGCAGGTATAAAGGCCAAACGGTAAGCCAGAGAGTCAATGTATGTTCTTGACTCATGATAGCTGGAAGTTAAAAATCAAACATCTTTCTTTTAACATATTACCTGCCCATCGGCAATGATCAACAAGACATGATACTGGCCACCACTTTGTTCAACAATGGTAATGGCCATTTCAATAATAGGGGCAAACGACGTCGGACCTGTTTTGGGTACAAACAAGAAAAGAGACATAAGTTTAAGAATTAtacctttttaatataacttttttcgTAAACTAACATCCTTCCTGGAAACGGGTAAATGGATGAGGTTTTCCCAATTCAGGTTAGCATTGGTGGGCGAGTCTTTTTGACTCGTGTACATGGTCAGTGGCCTCACCGAGGTATCCCTTGGTCACCCCCAAGCTTGTACCTAGCAGAACCTGCGACCTCGTGTAATGACCTTGGGATGTTAACTGCTAGGCCACCTTAGAGGTGGTTAGCATCCTTGGAGGTATGACAATATACACTGCAGGTAAAAAGTGGGCTGGTCGGGTAGCAGGTCACCCGGGGTAATTTTTGGGTCGCAATTGGTCAGGTTGACCCACAACActcttttcaaaatttttgaactcagtagaAATCATGTGCAAATATAACTACAAAACCAACGTTATTAGTATTATGCTAATAAAAATCAGTAATGTTTAAGAGGTCTAAGCATATAAAGAACACTTTCAACAACTTTCTACCCATCCATTTGAGCATTCCCTATTATGCTAATCTCTACACTTTCAACACCTTAGAgtagaaataaaaaaacattaattaccCTTTATAAGTAACCAGGTAGAAAATATGCTTCTAGAATACACTTAAAGAATAAGTGAATGCAGAAAGTGTGGAAAGGTAaatacaaaaacagaaaaatacaTGAAATAATTGACTGAAGTCTTATGGTTTTATCCatcaaaaaatccaaattttacCAACAAAACTTAAAGAAAGAATGACAATTCCAACCTGCAAGACGCAATTGAGGTACTAATTCTTTGTATCGTCTCAATACATCCTCAAATCCATCGCAAAATTTGTCATCTGGGTAAAAGCTGAAGACTTCTTGATCATGAGTAGAAGCTGTAGCATTACATAATAACATAAGTTGCAGTGATAAATAACTCATGAAAGGTCAACTGTAACTTCTGATTTCATACCATCTCCAAATCCATAACAAGGAATCAAGTTATCCTCATCAAAGGATGCTAGTGTTCTTCCGATGATGGATATTGCTTCTTCGTAGGGGTTCATGTCATTTCCAATGTGATGCAAGCATCGTCTTTGAAATGACCTTGCACCTAACATCAACAAATTCAATAAAATCATTCCAAAAGGGTTGccagtatatacatatatatagatatataaaaacgTCCAAAGAGCAAATTCAACCGGTCCACTCATTGCTCTTCGTAAAATCAACACCAACAATCAAATTTGAAGACTCCAAACCAGCACGTGCAAGAGCATCAGTAACCTGAAAAAAGTAAGAATTTAACAAACAAAATTGATTATAAACAAGATAGataaacattaataataaatattactGTAAGAAGGGTGAAGGATCAAAGATATATATACGGCAGATGCAAAATGAGATAAAGCGCATAACCCAAAATCATTAGGCACAGAGAAACTATATTCATACTATATTCATATTGCTACTGTTCAAGTTCTTCATAGTTTGAGGTGAACTAACTCATTTGACTAATATATTAACGAAAGCTTAAATATTTCATCCTTCATAATGAGAGAAGGTTGGAACTAGATAATAGACAATTGACAAATCCGAAAATTACATATGTCGAGATTACCCTTCTACTATATATAACAGTAAAGTTACAATAGTGttcatatatatagagaatGATGTTACCTGTTCTAAGTTAACATAATCATCATCTATTCGTGAGTATTTCCTCTCAAGCTTCCGCTTAACTGCAGGAGGTCGATCAGAATAGCCTTGGATAGAAGGCGAAGCATATGGTTGGCTCACTGGTGCTTGAGGATATGGCGATTGTGGGTATGATGATTGTGGATATGGCGAATGTGGAGAAGCCCACGAATTTGCAGTCGATCCATATGATGCATACCTACCAGAAACCGACCTCTTTGAACTTTTGGCTCCCATGAACTCTAGTCCTCACAGTCTCTGCAGTGTATACAAAAATTCACACTTAGTCAAAGTAAACTTCCAAACAAAAGGTAAGACGATCCGCATAAACAAGGTATATACTAGTATCAACTTATGCtttaaatttgaaaggaaaaacaaaTATCCATAGACTGCCTATTTTTCACTAACCAGCTAGATATTAGCATTATTACAAGTAGGTGCATATCCaggtaaaaaaaatagataataattTCTGCTTACAAAGCAATTTGTTCACCTAACTAGGAAAGGTCTATAGCCCACCTAGCCAATAAAGTTTCTGCTTTATCAGGTAAATGAAGGACTATTTTCCAGAATTAACTTACTCTGCCTTTTTTATCCAACGATTAGTTAATTCATAAATTTGATTGGCCATAAACAAAATTTAACATAATTGGCTACATCTCctagtattatataaaaatacacGTTTACGACCATCACATTACAACAAACTTGGTAAAATATACGAAAAAGAAATCATGACTATGCAAGTAACAGTCTGAGGTAAATTCAAAACATTCAGAATCCAAATAACAAAACggataatttaagaataatgaaTCTGACCCTTTCAAATAGTAGCCCAACCAACTAATCTACCATTACTCTGGTAGGCTTTGATTGTTTGAACCAACCAAGCTACATGATAAACCTGGTAAATCTCCAATTTCAAAACTTAACTAAATATTCAGATTTTTTCGATAAAACTCTCATCACTACATCAAACTATCCTAAAAGGTAGATTTTTTCAAGCAACCCCAACCGGACCCACTCCGGTGGAGTTTGAACATTGCATACTTTCCTAATGCCCTCATCTCCAGAACCAGCTACACTACATGCTTAAACTTGTAAGtttccaattttatttttttattttttttgaactgaCAGAATTCCAATATCaaatttaaagtatatattagaATCTTTTCTATAAAACAATCATGCCTACATCAACCCagcctaaatatatatatatatatatatatatatagctgatACATACAATATCACAATGAAACCAAAATTCTATTCACACTAAACCCATTAAACTGGACAACTACAAAAAAGAGTACAAGAACAGTATCTAATTTGACTTATAATCCATTGCAACAATCAACTTGACTTTCTAAAAGTCATTTTCAAAAGTCAACCTTTTCACTATCAAAAAAATATCACTAATTACAaaattacacacacatacatatacatgtatatatatacacagaaTCAAACACATAAAATGGAGATTTATGATTGCATAATAATAAcacacaaaataaaataaaataaaaaagtcaacTTAAAAGGCAAGGTCTAATAATTATGTgttgataatattattataataataagattaagtATTACAAACATCAATAAAGAAATAATGTAAGCAATGAGTAATACCAAATGAGAAATGTGTaatgattctttttttttttttgttggagatGGAATCGGTGAAAAGGAAGAAAGTATAAAAGGGAATTACGTTACTAGTTTTATGCTATTAAAGTGGCGCTTCACGGGAAAAGTAagttatacatacatacacgtGGCTTTTATATTTTGGAAAGAATACCACGTTATCCGCGCAATGCAGAAACGACAACGGTGTGTTGTGTTGGTGGTAGATGAAACATCGAGTAATGTAAATAATGAATGTAAAATCATGAAACATCGAGTGATGTAAATAatgaatgtaaaattaattgatgtaaaagttaataaaaaagaaaaagttgatATTATAATTTCATTAATGTGTAGGTAGGGTAAGGGAAAATATTATAaccatttcttaaaaataagttttccccttaactttaaaaaaatagaagaaaataCAGAAAAACATCATATCCTTTTCTGTGACATAATTTGCTATCTACTTTCAAACAGCAACAACAATGGAAGTTCTTGGTCTTTCATTTTCACCTTTAATCTCAACTCCAAAGAATCCAAAAACCAAACCCTATTACACTAACAACTTATTAGCCAAAACCCATATCTTAAAAACTTTATCTTTTCCATGTGAACCACTTAATCAGTTTCAGTCCAAATCCAATGTATGTGTAATAGTAATccaatttttatcattttttttataaaagttattattagcATTTTGTATGAAATGGGTATTTATCTTGaattatgtttttgttgttttttagtGTAAATGGAGTGTGAGAGCACAAGCagttgatgaagattatgagtTGAAGCAAGTTAAAGATATGGCTGCTGCTAGGAAGAGATGGGAAGCCTTGGTATATCTACTTTTTGTGTTACTTGaaattaatctttttatatttttaatttccaAATTTAGAAAGTTGTAAAATGGATAACCCACCCATTAGTAGTCGCCCGCCTTACCTATTCTGCGAACAACATAAGAGAAGGTAAATCACATATTACTATGGTTCAAGGGACATGGGGTGGAATTTGAACTAAGATTTTATGTTGTATGTCCCCTACCACTAGGCTATGATCGTCTTGACCGGATTTTGAAACttgtttgatgaatatatagttTGTTCTAAATcgaaaatgtatgtatatgtattatgtatagaAGTTAAAAAGGCGATTATCAACATTTAAAAAGAGATAATGACAAACAAATATTCACGAATGTAGAGATTTATAGTATTTGTATAATGTATTcaacattttgaaaatttggTAGAGTGGAACACATTCTACAGGTTGGGTTAAGTAAGTGCACCAAAATGTATACAGTTTGTCATGGTTTGCAGTTGTGTGTATCCAATTAGTAACCTGTCCATAGTTTGTATCAAACTGATCATTGCTATTGTTGTATCCCTGTTACCTCTTTCATTAGGCAACACATATTTTTGCTAATATGGCAACCATTTCAGATTTTCAGTTGCCACATTATCAAAACCGCTGGCACTTGAGCAGTTTACATGTTACAAGTTACAAGAGGCCGAATACATACGATAGTAAAACTTGGAAATTTGATATATTTCCGGTTTGAAAGATTGGtacacaaaattttaaaacataactaGCATAATACATTTTGGTGCACTTATGGTTTACAAGTTCAATTATCAAAGGAGAACACTTTTACAAGTAAATTGGGTTaaactatatatgtttgtgaTAATACTATGACTTACGGAGTTACGGGTgtgtaaaaaaatatgttgCATATATCAATACACTTGTAAAAGTATGTTTCTATTAAATGTCGTTATCagttttacaatttttaaaaacatgtgTAAATATCATGATAAAGTTTTCAACTTGTTTATTGTAGGTGAGGGAGGAGAAAGTGAAACTTCTTACCCCAAAGGAAGCTGGATATGCAATTCAACTTTCTGGCAAAACCTTACTTGATGTTCGTCCATCTACAGAGCATGAAAAGGTGATTAGTATATGTACTTCGAGACGTATTATGATAGGTAGGGGAAAATATTCCCAGAACAACATTATTGTTTCACGAGTAAATGCATACGCAACAAGTATATCTAAGTTATTATTTCTTGAAACCTCGCACGGGTTAAAATGTTCTTGACAAGTTGCTGGCTTTTCTTTTGAAGGCATGGGTTAAAGGATCAACTTGGATCCCAATCTTTGATGTTGATTCTCAACTTGATGCTGGAAGTCTTTCAAGGAAGGTCACAAGTTACATGATGGGTATCATACTGTTCCTTATGCCTTTTGATATTTGAAATAAATGATTAAcataatcatattattagaATATTGCAATATAACTTACTTTTGAGAAAATGTAAATTCAGCAAAAAATTACATAGTGAAAATAAATATTACCATCCCATTTATAGATTTGTAtgcaaacaaaatatatagtCAAGAGGCCACACTACTGATATATATCTAACTTTTCATATTAGACTTTACCCGACAGGTCTGCAACTAATTGtttattacataataaaaagcCGAATAGTATTATGATAACAGCCATGTCTTAGGAATCATGAACTCTATAACACACCCTCTTAGCTCTACTACAAACCCTCTTCCAAAGAGATTTAACGACTTTTTGTCCTTTTTAGATTATCTAAAGCAATCTTCTATTCTGAGCAAACAATGTAATCTTGTAGAACCAAATGCATAGTACCAATATGTGAGCAAATATGAACTGTAGCATTTCCATGAAAACTTTCCAAAATGGGCCTTTTACCATTTGTAACAACCCATCACATACAAATGGAGGCGTAAGAAGTTTGACCATCTTATAAGTCTTAAGTTGTTAGCTACTAATAACTGGCACCATGGTTTTTAGTTAATCTTGGAGGCTATTGAAGTTGCTTTTAGCCTTTTAGGGTCAGGATGTTGCATCATTTATGTTTTGAGTATACCACAAAAGGTAGGAGCTCTAGTGAAGAAAGTTCAGTTAGTTTTTGAGATGTCTATTATCTAAATATCATGTATGATTGCAGGAGGTTGGTGGAGTGGTGTGCCTACGTTATCTTATGATAAGTATGTCAAGAATCATTCCCAACCATGAATTTAGTTGATGTGAGAAATATGATTCTTCACTTACAGTTATGCTTTTTAATAGCCAATTCGTAGCTAAAGTCACAGAGAAATTTCCGAAAGATACAGACCTTATTGTTGCATGCCAAAAGGGATTGAGgtaaatgtttataaaaaacttaatggggctttcttttttcttttggctttttgcaatgtaCTTTTAACAAACAATATTGTTTATTCAGATCGTTAGCTGCCTGTGAACAGCTATATAATGCTGGTTATAGAAACCTTTTTTGGGTTCAAGGCGGTCTAGAGGCTGCGGAAGAAGAGGTACACACTTCTTTGAATAATAATTCTTTGACCTTAAcggtcaaaactcaaaagtaaaAAGTTTCAGAATCATAATTAAATTCATTATGAGTTCCCATTATTGATTTATATAGATAAGCAATATTAGTGTTCCTAACAACTATCAGCTATACAAGTCTTGGTtttagtaagtaagtaagtaagttaCGCCCAATGctgtcttccacgggttttgggtcccaatacctcgacggtgtatgggggaggttaagatgtagacagccttacccctaccacgactatgtagagaggctgcttccaggttctatctaaagatagaaaaggacctccagccttgcaagggatgaggatagaacccatgacctctgtctccagaggtaAGGGTGTTAACCACTTGATACAAGTCTTGGTTTTAGGAGTTgtaatatttgtgtttttttaactaGGGAGTAGTAATTCGAGTAAAAGGTttgacctcaaaagtcaaatgTATCATCCGTTTTCTGTATATTGCAACATTACGTAGAAGCTTTATAGGCCCTTTATGAAAAGTGAAACTTTGTGAACCTTTTGCTAATGAACGAGTCGAGTCCCTTatttataaagttgaacaaaccaaacttgtaataataaaattatatgcTTGTAAAATGGGATCAATTGGGTCAACATTTTTAAAGTCCCAAAATgatgtgttttttaatttagtttaatgcAATTATATAACTTTCACAATAGAGTAAGTAAGAGGACAACACACAATGAGTTATGCttataaattaatgaaaataatagaATTCGGTAGTCGTATAAGACACAATAGAATTCGGTAGTCGTATAAGACACAATAActgtttaaaactttaaattaatgtttcaataaaatgtgtttttggcTCAGTCTAATCGGTATCAAAATACATGTCTTGACTCATGAACCAACAGtacatcttgccacctctaactTGTAGTCTATGCTCTGAAGAGGAGAACATGAACTGACAAGAGTAATCAAATCTTGTTTGGTGCAGGATCTCGAAAGAGAAGGTCCTCAGCCCTTTAAGTTTGCTGGAATTGGTGGGCTTTCTGAGTTCCTGGGGTAAGTATCAAATACCCTTTCGTCTTTCCAAATAATTTTTGAGTACATATTTTTCTTTCCTTGCTAgaaaatatattacaaaatgaaaattttgatcgCATATTAGACCTTTTAATTGACTGCTTACTTTCTCTATTTTCTGATTTTGCAGTTGGACTGACCAGCAAAGAGCTCAAGCTGCAAAGGAGGGTTGGGGTTACCGACTAGTTTTTTCTGCTCGATTGGTAAGAGTTCTGAAGCTTTTACATCAACTGTACTTGTATATAGTccagaggtggcaaaatgaacTGGATAGGCAGGTTGGATCACAGGTCAATATGGGTAAACTTCTATGTAGGTCTGGCTGTGTTGACCCAAAAAACCTTTTGTCCAAGTTTGTGTTTAACTAGTGCGTAAAAACACTCAAGAtgtttcgttttttttaaagataattagaatatttgtataaaatgatttaggaggttttatgtttaaaaaaactcTTCCGAAGACTTTGGATCCAAATCTCCAATTGACCTGTTTTCTTTTACTCAAAGTTTATTGCACATTTTCGATTGGTAGAGATATAACTTCTACCAGAAATTGACTAATTGGTAAAAAGGACCGATGCTGACATTGACAATTTAACCAATTCTGATTACTAGTTGGGGGTCGTTCTTGCTGCCGATGCACTGTTTATTGGGATTCAGCAAGTTGCTCGGTATCTTCAGGATATAAGGGGTAATTAGAGATCTAGTTTTGCTTGAAGAGTTCCCTAGAGATTATAGATGTCACAGGCTTCTTTCACCATTCTGCTGCTTCTCTGTTTGTGCATGATTTTCATGAGGTGATTATGCTGTTATTGCCTCATAAATTTTGCCacaaatatatgtgtataaatgtataatctAGCATAACAGATGTCTTGGTATTAACTGTTTTTTCACTTAGCTTTTTGTTATCAAATTCTCTGTACGAATCAAGAATCAAGGGCTGAATGGGCCTATACCaaaactgttaaaaaaaaaaaaagattttgtaaTATATCTTTTCTGTTAGACAATATAAGCTCATCATCCAATTACCAATTATattaaaaccaaaatcattacCCCACCTCACTCACTCAaattctctctttctcttcttctttatcAGTATTAGCcactaaataaataattaaaaatccaATTTCtgggttttttttaacaaataataataataaaataataactttaatgagtgaagaagaatcattgaATATTCAGGTACattcttatctttttctttcttagcattaaacataaatttaagtttaataatGGTTctgtttataataaataatgtaatttattaCATCATTTATTTGGTTCAATCTTTTACGATTACGTGATTAATCGGTGGAGACGAAGAATGATATCATCaatgtttttaaaaagaaaaacttgtgaTTTATGATTTAATGGTGTAGAAAAATGGTTTTGATGATATTGATAGTGTAGTTATATTGGCTAGGTCCAAATAACGCTGCCCCATATTTTAGTATTATTGGGTTGAGaatatttttaggtttttttttgttgcttaGTATCTGGAcctaaaataataacaattaaaactaCTAATGCACCTAAAAAAACATCTATTCCCTTCTGTATGCAAATATGTTTGGTTTTATATTTACTGCTAAAAAGTTAAAATCTTTTGATGATAATCAAAAGTGTGTTGtaataatattgaaaaagtCTTAAAACATGATGATACGTTCTTGATTTACACGTACAAAAAGTAGACTAAaagataatattataataatttaactttttcaattataagttttttattttatttttgtcaaataagGTAGAAAGGTTTATGTTATTTACTTTAAAGAAAAACATTCAAAATTGATCTCGTTTAAAGCCATCAAAAAAGTTGGGCCAGTCATGGAGATGATAGTGTAAAAAACACAGAAGATGGTAGATCGGTGGAGAAGATTTGTGAGTAAAAGAGGGGCATATGAGTCTTTAGTATATCCTTGTCGAAAAGAGTTGATAGCTTCTATCATAAATCCATTACTGATCAAGTGGCTTCTATAAAATGGCATATAAAAGCCAAAAAGCCATAATCCCAAAAGTTTAACCAAACACTAATTAAGTGAGCTTATATTGTCTAATATAAGCCAAATAAGCTAAAAGTCGATCATGACAAAAAAGCTAGGATAAATACCCCTTAATACTAGACCATAACCCACTAAAAAAACTTAATTGAATAAGCTAAACAAAAATTCaggaaaaacaaaagaagaagaagaagctgaAGTTTTATATtgttcaattaaataaaaagaaaagacgGGTAAGTTCACTTCATGTTTATCTACATGCGTTGCTTGTCTTCAACATTTGAGGGAATGAATTAATAGCAGGTTTTCGAGAGTTTTGAGTTTCATTTTAAAGATTTGTGTAATTATGAACAGGAGTTGGATAGtatgttttcaaataaaaaaaatgacatgtggTTTGGAAAactttttaggtttttatttAGAGCAATTTTCTACCTTTGGATTTGGGTAATGCAATTTATATCTCTGATATTGTCAAAGACGACATTAGGCACAACTTATTGTTGTTTTCAAATGCCATGTCTGTAACGAACTCAAAGAATTATACGAGTAATCTTATACTGACAAAAAAAATTCTAGCTAGCTggccttttttattttcttatattttagacttttttttgaattttttgtacggatgGGACTATTTTCAACCTATTTGGTATAACTAGGAATTCCACTCCAAATATTTGTAAAAGTAGGAAGTCCGGTGTCTTAAACACCGAACTTTGCCACGTACATTGAAATCCGGTGTTGTAGACACCGAACTTGGTCTGGGTGGCACTCAGAAAGCATGTGCGGTCATGGAGTAACCGGACTACTGCCAAAAGTACAATAGGTCCGGTATTGTAGAAACCGGACTTATGTA
It encodes:
- the LOC122607648 gene encoding rhodanese-like domain-containing protein 11, chloroplastic produces the protein MEVLGLSFSPLISTPKNPKTKPYYTNNLLAKTHILKTLSFPCEPLNQFQSKSNCKWSVRAQAVDEDYELKQVKDMAAARKRWEALVREEKVKLLTPKEAGYAIQLSGKTLLDVRPSTEHEKAWVKGSTWIPIFDVDSQLDAGSLSRKVTSYMMGGWWSGVPTLSYDNQFVAKVTEKFPKDTDLIVACQKGLRSLAACEQLYNAGYRNLFWVQGGLEAAEEEDLEREGPQPFKFAGIGGLSEFLGWTDQQRAQAAKEGWGYRLVFSARLLGVVLAADALFIGIQQVARYLQDIRGN
- the LOC122606506 gene encoding E3 ubiquitin-protein ligase RGLG2-like translates to MGAKSSKRSVSGRYASYGSTANSWASPHSPYPQSSYPQSPYPQAPVSQPYASPSIQGYSDRPPAVKRKLERKYSRIDDDYVNLEQVTDALARAGLESSNLIVGVDFTKSNEWTGARSFQRRCLHHIGNDMNPYEEAISIIGRTLASFDEDNLIPCYGFGDASTHDQEVFSFYPDDKFCDGFEDVLRRYKELVPQLRLAGPTSFAPIIEMAITIVEQSGGQYHVLLIIADGQVTRSVDTDRGQLSQQERKTVEAIVKASEYPLSIVLVGVGDGPWDMMKEFDDNIPARAFDNFQFVNFTEIMSKNMNLSRKEAEFALSALMEIPSQYKATLELNILGARRGNAIDRVSLPPPCYGSASLGGPKQPSRSTNFQPIAPTFEKRKISANTSYQGTSTSDSNLCPICITDKKDMAFGCGHQTCCGCGTDLQLCPICRSHIETRIKLY